One Ahaetulla prasina isolate Xishuangbanna chromosome 10, ASM2864084v1, whole genome shotgun sequence genomic region harbors:
- the PSMC4 gene encoding 26S proteasome regulatory subunit 6B isoform X1 — protein MEEIGITAEKTQDELPALSVSRPQTGLSFLAPEAEDVEDLYSRYKKLQQELEFLEVQEEYIKDEQKNLKKEFLHAQEEVKRIQSIPLVIGQFLEAVDQNTAIVGSTTGSNYYVRILSTIDRELLKPNASVALHKHSNALVDVLPPEADSSIMMLTSDQKPDVMYADIGGMDIQKQEVREAVELPLTHFELYKQIGIDPPRGVLMYGPPGCGKTMLAKAVAHHTTAAFIRVVGSEFVQKYLGEGPRMVRDVFRLAKENAPAIIFIDEIDAIATKRFDAQTGADREVQRILLELLNQMDGFDQNVNVKVIMATNRADTLDPALLRPGRLDRKIEFPLPDRRQKRLIFSTITSKMNLSEEVDLEDYVARPDKISGADINSICQEAGMLAVRENRYIVLAKDFEKAYKTVIKKDEQEHEFYK, from the exons ATGGAGGAGATCGGCATCACGGCGGAGAAAACTCAG GATGAGCTTCCTGCTCTCTCTGTTTCCAGACCTCAGACTGGCCTCTCCTTCCTAGCTCCTGAAGCTGAAGATGTCGAGGATCTATACAGCCGATATAAA AAACTCCAGCAAGAGCTGGAATTCCTGGAGGTCCAGGAAGAATACATCAAGGATGAGCAGAAAAACCTTAAGAAAGAATTTCTGCATGCTCAGGAGGAGGTGAAACGTATCCAGAGCATCCCGCTGGTCATTGGCCAGTTCCTAGAGGCGGTGGATCAGAACACAGCCATTGTTGGTTCTACCACAG GTTCTAACTACTATGTCCGAATCTTGAGCACCATTGACCGTGAACTACTGAAGCCTAATGCTTCTGTGGCCCTACACAAACACAGTAATGCGTTGGTGGATGTGTTGCCTCCCGAGGCCGATAGCAGTATTATGATGCTGACTTCAG ATCAGAAACCAGACGTGATGTATGCTGACATTGGTGGGATGGATATTCAGAAGCAGGAAGTCCGAGAAGCCGTGGAGCTGCCCCTCACTCACTTTGAACTTTACAAACAG ATTGGCATAGATCCTCCACGGGGCGTGTTAATGTATGGGCCCCCTGGCTGTGGAAAGACTATGCTGGCCAAAGCTGTGGCCCATCACACCACAG CTGCTTTCATTCGGGTCGTGGGGTCCGAATTCGTGCAGAAGTACCTAGGTGAGGGGCCACGTATGGTCCGGGATGTTTTCCGCCTGGCCAAAGAGAACGCCCCGGCCATCATCTTCATCGATGAAATTGATGCCATTGCCACCAAGCGTTTTGACGCCCAGACTGGAG CTGACAGAGAGGTTCAGCGGATTCTTTTGGAGCTTCTCAACCAGATGGATGGCTTTGACCAGAATGTTAATGTCAAG GTGATAATGGCTACAAACCGAGCAGACACCCTGGATCCTGCTTTGCTCCGACCGGGCCGTCTAGATCGTAAAATCGAGTTTCCTCTGCCAGATAGACGCCAAAAACGCTTAATCTTCTCTACCATCACCAGCAAGATGAATCTATCTGAGGAGGTGGATCTGGAAGATT ATGTGGCACGACCTGATAAGATCTCCGGAGCTGACATTAACTCCATTTGCCAGGAG GCTGGGATGCTGGCAGTACGGGAGAATCGTTACATTGTCCTCGCCAAGGACTTTGAAAAAGCCTACAAAACGGTCATCAAGAAAGACGAACAGGAACATGAGTTCTACAAATAA
- the PSMC4 gene encoding 26S proteasome regulatory subunit 6B isoform X2 gives MQSHRSLDELPALSVSRPQTGLSFLAPEAEDVEDLYSRYKKLQQELEFLEVQEEYIKDEQKNLKKEFLHAQEEVKRIQSIPLVIGQFLEAVDQNTAIVGSTTGSNYYVRILSTIDRELLKPNASVALHKHSNALVDVLPPEADSSIMMLTSDQKPDVMYADIGGMDIQKQEVREAVELPLTHFELYKQIGIDPPRGVLMYGPPGCGKTMLAKAVAHHTTAAFIRVVGSEFVQKYLGEGPRMVRDVFRLAKENAPAIIFIDEIDAIATKRFDAQTGADREVQRILLELLNQMDGFDQNVNVKVIMATNRADTLDPALLRPGRLDRKIEFPLPDRRQKRLIFSTITSKMNLSEEVDLEDYVARPDKISGADINSICQEAGMLAVRENRYIVLAKDFEKAYKTVIKKDEQEHEFYK, from the exons ATGCAGAGTCACCGCTCGTTG GATGAGCTTCCTGCTCTCTCTGTTTCCAGACCTCAGACTGGCCTCTCCTTCCTAGCTCCTGAAGCTGAAGATGTCGAGGATCTATACAGCCGATATAAA AAACTCCAGCAAGAGCTGGAATTCCTGGAGGTCCAGGAAGAATACATCAAGGATGAGCAGAAAAACCTTAAGAAAGAATTTCTGCATGCTCAGGAGGAGGTGAAACGTATCCAGAGCATCCCGCTGGTCATTGGCCAGTTCCTAGAGGCGGTGGATCAGAACACAGCCATTGTTGGTTCTACCACAG GTTCTAACTACTATGTCCGAATCTTGAGCACCATTGACCGTGAACTACTGAAGCCTAATGCTTCTGTGGCCCTACACAAACACAGTAATGCGTTGGTGGATGTGTTGCCTCCCGAGGCCGATAGCAGTATTATGATGCTGACTTCAG ATCAGAAACCAGACGTGATGTATGCTGACATTGGTGGGATGGATATTCAGAAGCAGGAAGTCCGAGAAGCCGTGGAGCTGCCCCTCACTCACTTTGAACTTTACAAACAG ATTGGCATAGATCCTCCACGGGGCGTGTTAATGTATGGGCCCCCTGGCTGTGGAAAGACTATGCTGGCCAAAGCTGTGGCCCATCACACCACAG CTGCTTTCATTCGGGTCGTGGGGTCCGAATTCGTGCAGAAGTACCTAGGTGAGGGGCCACGTATGGTCCGGGATGTTTTCCGCCTGGCCAAAGAGAACGCCCCGGCCATCATCTTCATCGATGAAATTGATGCCATTGCCACCAAGCGTTTTGACGCCCAGACTGGAG CTGACAGAGAGGTTCAGCGGATTCTTTTGGAGCTTCTCAACCAGATGGATGGCTTTGACCAGAATGTTAATGTCAAG GTGATAATGGCTACAAACCGAGCAGACACCCTGGATCCTGCTTTGCTCCGACCGGGCCGTCTAGATCGTAAAATCGAGTTTCCTCTGCCAGATAGACGCCAAAAACGCTTAATCTTCTCTACCATCACCAGCAAGATGAATCTATCTGAGGAGGTGGATCTGGAAGATT ATGTGGCACGACCTGATAAGATCTCCGGAGCTGACATTAACTCCATTTGCCAGGAG GCTGGGATGCTGGCAGTACGGGAGAATCGTTACATTGTCCTCGCCAAGGACTTTGAAAAAGCCTACAAAACGGTCATCAAGAAAGACGAACAGGAACATGAGTTCTACAAATAA
- the LOC131204347 gene encoding uncharacterized protein LOC131204347 yields MRRDRPQERAASWPAEHIKVLLALWTEAAVTHDLSSHGRNRAVYDGISQRLAEMGIYRTGDQCREKMKGLKVAYRKAKENNSVGRPPIKCPFYDEIDQIMTQYINCRPGFPSEAGEGPSITADRQEGLSISEPWGTQSSISERWASQASGHWLSQTAASESQGTDEFSYTQAETHDAFGEIQVIPVQVKEEESEDEISPELDVASPMLMEIQPPPRQLISMLDQRPHLRTRKQKVQGDGPSRGAGQKCIRSHQSELQRMQKQVALQAEEKQSLAEFIQHDKEMRREDREFQAQLFEKLFQKQTELVQVLTQRSPASPSSPDCANPLQAMQMSTKNGAGTAAGPSSALQAVLEQIMQSDLPGKSLNRLAVKEALGGRVKVPPEVQYWTAEEILRWLLSQQPPADHCQEMLSGPRLPFVAGHLGAAGKGDNAEAHLSGLNPLCDSYQTSQQPGRDQLHSKAQHLCASNCAKALETDVDLETRRQSFRQFHYQEAQGPQEAYRCLWRLSHQWLRPEARSKEQIMELLVVEQFLNILPEEIQTLVRECQPENGKEAVALAERFQLHFESKRQRDQVRVTSDNLVVDSPREDLNEEQRQPCIKDSRENPRKVGLLGTETHLQLRKRARSDPREQIVPKQDGEHGVAAAKQMKLNNSVEEQEMAETRKKAKEMPVSVPKKQAGKAKMRGRSVPSYNTTGENQAEGEAKTKGSGRVSEAVNGILHEQKASASLGSSQLVFDKDATVSSPQPDHDGHGSPDIDRPSFSDSIDILLDSPWSGNGSGDTAQDGGPGSRMLPPCVGCTVLKAELDTVREELRLTQASTLYGLSGTSLQDLSEALGTVVRVLNNTKSLPGINTPQDIAEIPSRPVWRERNHL; encoded by the exons ATGAGGCGGGATAGGCCACAAGAACGGGCAGCTAGCTGGCCAGCAGAGCATATCAAGGTGCTCCTTGCCCTCTGGACTGAGGCAGCAGTCACTCATGACCTTAGCTCCCACGGGAGGAACCGTGCAGTCTATGATGGCATTTCTCAGCGTCTTGCCGAAATGGGCATTTATCGGACTGGGGACCAATGCCGTGAAAAAATGAAAGGCTTGAAAGTGGCTTACCGCAAGGCTAAGGAAAATAACTCTGTGGGACGGCCGCCTATCAAATGTCCCTTCTATGATGAAATTGACCAGATAATGACACAGTATATAAACTGCAGGCCCGGTTTTCCCTCCGAGGCTGGCGAAGGGCCCAGTATCACTGCAGACAGACAGGAAGGCCTCTCCATCTCTGAGCCCTGGGGGACCCAATCCAGCATCTCTGAGCGTTGGGCGTCCCAGGCCTCTGGGCATTGGCTGTCCCAGACTGCAGCCTCTGAAAGCCAAGGGACCGATGAATTCAGCTACACCCAGGCAGAGACTCATGATGCTTTTGGCGAGATCCAAGTCATCCCAGTTCAAGTGAAGGAAGAGGAATCCGAAGATGAAATCTCACCTGAGCTGG ATGTGGCCTCTCCTATGCTAATGGAGATCCAACCTCCACCCAGGCAGCTCATCTCCATGCTTGACCAGCGTCCCCATCTTCGAACCCGGAAACAAAAAGTTCAGGGGGATGGGCCGTCAAGGGGTGCTGGCCAGAAGTGCATCCGTTCACATCAGTCGGAGCTGCAGAGAATGCAGAAACAGGTTGCCCTCCAAGCTGAGGAAAAACAGAGTTTAGCGGAGTTCATCCAGCACGACAAGGAGATGCGGCGTGAGGATAGGGAGTTCCAAGCCCAGCTCTTTGAGAAACTTTTTCAGAAGCAAACCGAGCTTGTCCAGGTGCTAACTCAGCGGTCTCCTGCCAGCCCTAGCTCTCCTGACTGCGCTAATCCATTGCAGGCCATGCAGATGTCCACGAAGAATGGAGCAGGAACAGCCGCGGGGcctagctcagccctgcaggcTGTATTAGAACAGATCATGCAGTCCGACCTACCGGGGAAGAGTCTAAATAGACTTGCAGTGAAAGAAGCACTCGGAGGAAGAGTTAAGGTGCCTCCTGAAGTGCAGTATTGGACTGCCGAAGAGATACTGAGGTGGCTCTTGTCCCAGCAGCCTCCTGCagaccactgtcaggaaatgctgTCGGGCCCAAGGCTGCCTTTCGTTGCAGGGCACCTGGGAGCAGCAGGGAAAGGTGATAACGCAGAGGCACATCTCTCCGGTTTGAATCCATTATGTGATTCGTACCagacttctcagcagccaggtaGAGACCAGCTCCACAGCAAGGCCCAACACCTGTGCGCCAGCAATTGCGCCAAAGCACTTGAAACAGACGTAGACTTAGAGACCCGCCGACAATCTTTCAGGCAGTTCCATTATCAGGAGGCCCAGGGACCCCAAGAAGCATACAGGTGTCTCTGGCGGCTTTCCCACCAGTGGTTAAGGCCGGAAGCGCGCAGCAAAGAGCAAATTATGGAGCTGCTAGTGGTCGAGCAGTTCCTGAACATCCTCCCTGAAGAGATCCAGACCTTGGTACGCGAATGCCAGCCAGAAAACGGCAAGGAAGCGGTGGCCCTGGCAGAGAGATTCCAGCTCCATTTCGAGTCCAAGAGGCAACGGGACCAA GTACGTGTTACCTCTGATAACCTGGTTGTCGATTCCCCTCGAGAAGACTTGAATGAAGAGCAGAGACAACCCTGCATAAAAGACAGTCGAGAAAATCCTAGGAAAGTTGGCTTACTTG GTACAGAAACGCATCTCCAGCTGAGGAAGAGAGCCAGATCAGATCCCAGGGAGCAGATTGTGCCCAAACAGGATGGAGAACACGGCGTGGCAGCAGCCAAGCAGATGAAGTTGAACAACAGCGTAGAAGAGCAAGAAATGGCTGAAactagaaagaaagcaaaagaaatgcCCGTCTCCGTGCCAAAGAAGCAAGCTGGGAAAGCCAAAATGCGGGGAAGATCTGTTCCCAGTTATAACACGACTGGGGAAAACCAGGCGGAGGGGGAAGCTAAGACGAAAGGCAGCGGCCGAGTTTCAGAAGCTGTGAATGGGATTCTGCACGAGCAGAAAGCATCAGCTAGTCTTGGGTCATCTCAGCTGGTTTTCGACAAGGATGCAACTGTCTCCAGCCCCCAACCCGACCACGATGGTCACGGGTCTCCTGACATAGACAggccttcatttagtgacagcatTGACATTTTACTGGATTCTCCCTGGAGTGGAAACGGCAGTGGTGACACAGCCCAAGACGGGGGGCCCGGTTCCAGGATGCTACCCCCCTGTGTGGGTTGTACCGTGTTGAAGGCTGAGTTGGATACAGTCCGCGAAGAGCTCCGATTAACCCAAG CTTCTACACTGTATGGTTTGAGCGGCACCTCTTTGCAGGACTTATCAGAGGCTCTTGGCACTGTTGTACGGGTCCTGAACAACACAAAATCTTTGCCAGGAATAAACACACCCCAGGACATTGCTGAAATCCCTAGCAGGCCAGTATGGCGAGAAAGAAAT CATCTCTGA
- the LOC131204725 gene encoding SCAN domain-containing protein 1-like, with protein sequence MASEIQEPFLDSSCSGPAEDRESEGGIVTKHQDSDSDQSEPKMVDKCLGGDAEPLEMPAQPADPCQVAKMKVKHEEEPKNEAALAPPPVEVSVAVQVPPLNKGKGAKRMMEDDAEAFKEMPDVCQEAREPRRAMLLPDLFGEAQEAHSSLDVSRAGGCSKVEQAVPCLPNMVSENQRKRFRGFAYKETEGPQVAYERLQELLFQWLNPESHSKEEIIEQLVLEQFLNLLPEDVQKWVRERHPENGDEAVALAEDYQFLHPEPGRQPYPERARQRSSARSWLR encoded by the coding sequence ATGGCCAGTGAGATTCAAGAACCATTCCTGGATAGCTCCTGTTCTGGCCCTGCGGAAGATAGGGAATCGGAGGGTGGCATTGTGACTAAACATCAGGACTCAGATAGCGATCAGAGCGAGCCTAAGATGGTTGACAAATGTTTGGGTGGGGATGCCGAACCTTTGGAAATGCCAGCACAGCCTGCTGATCCATGCCAGGTcgcaaaaatgaaagtgaaacatGAAGAGGAGCCAAAGAATGAGGCAGCCTTGGCGCCTCCTCCTGTGGAGGTATCTGTCGCTGTTCAAGTGCCACCTTTGAACAAAGGAAAGGGAGCAAAACGGATGATGGAAGATGATGCTGAAGCTTTTAAAGAAATGCCTGATGTCTGCCAGGAAGCCAGAGAGCCAAGAAGGGCTATGCTGCTGCCTGACCTCTTTGGGGAAGCCCAGGAAGCACACAGCAGTTTGGATGTCAGCCGGGCGGGAGGCTGCTCAAAGGTGGAACAGGCCGTTCCGTGCTTGCCCAACATGGTCTCAGAAAATCAGCGCAAACGCTTTCGAGGTTTCGCCTATAAAGAGACTGAAGGTCCCCAAGTGGCTTATGAGCGACTCCAGGAGTTGTTGTTCCAGTGGTTGAATCCAGAGTCCCACAGCAAAGAGGAAATCATTGAGCAGCTAGTCCTCGAGCAGTTCCTCAACCTCCTCCCCGAGGATGTGCAGAAATGGGTCCGGGAGCGTCATCCGGAAAATGGAGATGAAGCTGTCGCCCTGGCAGAAGACTACCAGTTTCTGCATCCTGAGCCTGGACGGCAACCCTACCCAGAGAGAGCAAGGCAGCGGTCTTCAGCAAGAAGTTGGCTGCGCTGA